A region from the Linepithema humile isolate Giens D197 chromosome 1, Lhum_UNIL_v1.0, whole genome shotgun sequence genome encodes:
- the LOC105672842 gene encoding uncharacterized protein yields the protein MRDEVKMDANRLIAEVYKRPALWNQRHISYHNREVTNRVWMEIAAIFNLPKPMLKAKWKGLRDTFRAELKKDQVYRKSKFHRIRPVWIHFKSLQFLKEQMLPRPPIWERSVAKTEDDPSENEVENGAPMSDIDGGLDDRDTIADHLLSMAGDGSVHHQLDGSDGRRGTVDVKREPEESFDNLEFQGVTDNLAENEMMLQNISPEQVLMSDSDTGVGHVGVDPLEGNRFDDNYYFLMSLLPHIRTLPADRRMLLRMQMQELVYKEVYKKSSDGEQTANT from the exons ATGCGGGACGAGGTGAAGATGGACGCGAATCGGCTGATCGCCGAGGTGTACAAGCGGCCGGCGCTCTGGAACCAAAGGCACATCTCTTATCACAATCGTGAGGTGACCAACCGCGTCTGGATGGAGATCGCGGCGATATTCAATCTTCCCA AGCCGATGCTAAAAGCAAAGTGGAAAGGCTTGCGCGACACGTTTCGCGCCGAATTGAAAAAGGATCAGGTATACCGTAAAAGCAAGTTCCACCGGATCCGACCGGTATGGATCCACTTCAAAAGCCTGCAGTTCCTGAAGGAGCAGATGCTTCCACGGCCGCCAATCTGGGAACGTAGCGTCGCCAAGACGGAGGATGACCCGAGCGAGAACGAGGTGGAGAACGGCGCGCCGATGTCTGACATCGATGGCGGCCTCGACGATCGCGACACGATCGCCGATCATCTGTTGTCGATGGCCGGCGACGGTAGCGTTCACCATCAACTAGACGGCAGCGACGGCCGGCGCGGCACGGTGGATGTGAAACGCGAGCCTGAGGAGAGCTTCGACAATCTGGAGTTCCAGGGCGTCACTGACAATCTGGCGGAGAACGAAATGATGCTGCAAAACATCTCGCCCGAGCAGGTCCTCATGAGTGACAGCGACACCGGTGTTGGCCACGTAGGTGTCGATCCGCTTGAGGGCAATCGCTTCGACGACAACTACTATTTCCTGATGAGCCTGCTGCCGCATATCAGGACACTGCCGGCCGATCGTAGGATGCTGCTCAGGATGCAGATGCAGGAGCTCGTTTACAAGGAGGTCTACAAAAAATCTTCTGACGGCGAACAGACGGCGAATACTTAA
- the Tcs5 gene encoding EKC/KEOPS complex subunit Tp53rkb isoform X1: protein MEDMELIAQGAEARLYKGLYLGKATLMKERFVKNYRHSELDTRLTKDRIRAETRAIIRAKAAGIPTPALYLVDSYRRRIYMEYVENATILKQFIDDNIAGKTDVDHLLDFIGRGLGTLIARMHSKDIIHGDLTTSNILLKNDWNEPPCDNQSEPETHFVMIDFGLARVDSTLEDKAVDLYVLERSLLSAHSEVTTLFSRIFQSYRQQYLSKQQCTQVLAKYRQVQARGRKRLMVG, encoded by the exons ATGGAAGATATGGAACTGATAGCGCAAGGAGCGGAGGCGCGTCTGTATAAAGGACTCTACTTGGGGAAGGCGACCTTGATGAAGGAGAGATTCGTCAAGAACTATCGACATTCGGAATTAGACACGCGCCTCACCAAGGATCGCATCCGGGCCGAGACCCGTGCCATTATTCGGGCAAAAGCCGCAG gtATACCGACGCCAGCCCTGTACCTGGTGGACTCGTACCGACGCAGGATCTATATGGAATACGTGGAGAACGCCAcgatattgaaacaatttatagACGACAATATTGCGGGAAAAACGGATGTGGATCACCTGTTGGATTTCATAGGACGCGGATTGGGCACGCTCATAGCTAGAATGCACTCCAAGGATATCATTCACGGCGATCTGACCACGTCGAATATACTGCTCAAGAACGATTGGAATGAGCCGCCTTGCGATAATCAGTCCGAAC CCGAGACACACTTTGTAATGATAGACTTTGGACTAGCACGAGTGGATTCCACGCTGGAAGATAAAGCGGTTGATTTGTACGTTCTTGAGCGATCGCTGCTTAGCGCACATTCCGAAGTGACAACGCTATTCTCCCGTATTTTTCAGTCTTATCGACAACAGTATCTGAGCAAACAACAATGCACCCAAGTACTCGCTAAATATAGACAGGTACAGGCGCGAGGACGTAAACGCTTGATGGTCGGTTAA
- the Tcs5 gene encoding EKC/KEOPS complex subunit Tp53rkb isoform X2: protein MEDMELIAQGAEARLYKGLYLGKATLMKERFVKNYRHSELDTRLTKDRIRAETRAIIRAKAAGIPTPALYLVDSYRRRIYMEYVENATILKQFIDDNIAGKTDVDHLLDFIGRGLGTLIARMHSKDIIHGDLTTSNILLKNDWNEPPCDNQSEPETHFVMIDFGLARVDSTLEDKAVDFLIDNSI, encoded by the exons ATGGAAGATATGGAACTGATAGCGCAAGGAGCGGAGGCGCGTCTGTATAAAGGACTCTACTTGGGGAAGGCGACCTTGATGAAGGAGAGATTCGTCAAGAACTATCGACATTCGGAATTAGACACGCGCCTCACCAAGGATCGCATCCGGGCCGAGACCCGTGCCATTATTCGGGCAAAAGCCGCAG gtATACCGACGCCAGCCCTGTACCTGGTGGACTCGTACCGACGCAGGATCTATATGGAATACGTGGAGAACGCCAcgatattgaaacaatttatagACGACAATATTGCGGGAAAAACGGATGTGGATCACCTGTTGGATTTCATAGGACGCGGATTGGGCACGCTCATAGCTAGAATGCACTCCAAGGATATCATTCACGGCGATCTGACCACGTCGAATATACTGCTCAAGAACGATTGGAATGAGCCGCCTTGCGATAATCAGTCCGAAC CCGAGACACACTTTGTAATGATAGACTTTGGACTAGCACGAGTGGATTCCACGCTGGAAGATAAAGCGGTTGATTT TCTTATCGACAACAGTATCTGA
- the LOC105672846 gene encoding GEL complex subunit OPTI → MSRTKTEKNGNGGKCEVSVWTRAITANSEWPDKEEFLDVIYWARQAIGIIVGIGWGLIPLKGFIALLLFVVVNAGITYLYFSSFQQIDEEEFGGMWELTKEGFMTSFAGFLVTWIIIYSGLHYD, encoded by the exons ATGTCGCGTACGAAGACGGAGAAAAATGGGAATGGCGGCAAGTGCGAGGTTAGCGTATGGACACGTGCGATCACGGCGAACTCCGAATGGCCGGACAAG GAAGAATTTCTTGATGTAATATATTGGGCAAGACAAGCGATCGGTATTATTGTCGGTATAGGATGGGGCCTTATACCTTTAAAAGGTTTTATAGCTCTATTGTT ATTTGTAGTAGTAAACGCGggaattacatatttatactttaGCAGTTTCCAACAAATCGATGAGGAAGAATTTGGTGGTATGTGGGAATTGACGAAGGAAGGATTTATGACGTCCTTTGCTGGTTTTTTG GTGACTTGGATTATTATATACTCCGGTTTACATTATGACTGA
- the LOC105672845 gene encoding transmembrane protein 208 isoform X1, which produces MMQQETKKGKVLTKGAKQITEENTSTLSFYTNMALGAMGVYFAVMMVLFEFTTLTITLTAFSTIVYIGSYQFMSYMARAKYSESGQLLDSGVDLNMEGGIGEHVKDLIILTSGVQILSLVSNYFWLLWLLVPLRGGWMLWKQILAPWFFTEQPQEQQPEVKRKKVKHYAMRH; this is translated from the exons ATGATGCAACAAGAG ACGAAGAAAGGTAAGGTACTGACCAAGGGTGCGAAGCAGATAACAGAGGAGAACACCTCTACATTGAGCTTCTACACCAATATGGCCCTGGGTGCAATGGGAGTTTATTTCGCCGTGATGATGGTGCTGTTTGAGTTCACAACATTAACAATA ACTCTAACGGCATTTTCTACAATTGTATATATAGGAAGTTATCAATTCATGTCATATATGGCTCGTGCCAAATATTCAGAGTCTGGTCAGCTCCTGGACTCTGGTGTTGATCTCAATATGGAAGGTGGTATAGGAGA ACATGTTAAAGACTTAATCATACTGACATCCGGAGTACAAATTCTATCCCTTGTTTCAAATTACTTCTGGTTATTGTGGCTCCTG GTACCATTGAGAGGAGGCTGGATGCTCTGGAAGCAGATTTTAGCACCATGGTTTTTCACTGAACAGCCACAAGAACAACAGCCTGAAGTAAAACGCAAGAAAGTGAAACATTATGCAATGCGACACTAA
- the LOC105672845 gene encoding transmembrane protein 208 isoform X2: protein MTTKKGKVLTKGAKQITEENTSTLSFYTNMALGAMGVYFAVMMVLFEFTTLTITLTAFSTIVYIGSYQFMSYMARAKYSESGQLLDSGVDLNMEGGIGEHVKDLIILTSGVQILSLVSNYFWLLWLLVPLRGGWMLWKQILAPWFFTEQPQEQQPEVKRKKVKHYAMRH from the exons ATGACA ACGAAGAAAGGTAAGGTACTGACCAAGGGTGCGAAGCAGATAACAGAGGAGAACACCTCTACATTGAGCTTCTACACCAATATGGCCCTGGGTGCAATGGGAGTTTATTTCGCCGTGATGATGGTGCTGTTTGAGTTCACAACATTAACAATA ACTCTAACGGCATTTTCTACAATTGTATATATAGGAAGTTATCAATTCATGTCATATATGGCTCGTGCCAAATATTCAGAGTCTGGTCAGCTCCTGGACTCTGGTGTTGATCTCAATATGGAAGGTGGTATAGGAGA ACATGTTAAAGACTTAATCATACTGACATCCGGAGTACAAATTCTATCCCTTGTTTCAAATTACTTCTGGTTATTGTGGCTCCTG GTACCATTGAGAGGAGGCTGGATGCTCTGGAAGCAGATTTTAGCACCATGGTTTTTCACTGAACAGCCACAAGAACAACAGCCTGAAGTAAAACGCAAGAAAGTGAAACATTATGCAATGCGACACTAA
- the LOC105672840 gene encoding protein abrupt-like — protein sequence MATVLSSKEFSFKWTNFSNNLTSGFLSHLSENDLVDVTLAVEGQLLVAHKLVLSVCSPYFKNIFKEYPCQHPVIILKDVKYAEIAALMKFMYQGEINVKQEDLSTFLKVAQMLQIKGLEEGEAQIIPLLNDYVNVSDLQCDFDDVTVFSDTSEGQGSSSKASDRSVRSHRMARKNTKKRKKSAVEDDYSSIKQSRKSNISKNDVSLLSDDDINTEKDLNDSKSEKDIKNDIEASDTMNNDKEIIELSNESNESNTERNSMPSGTESGMEPVTYRLSARGRPQLVHNGYVYNLTSRSNLLNRSHYRCAEQHRGCRGKCSVIAESFMPTGVHDHNHLPGYQSEYDYRKKKGMDTNNV from the exons ATGGCCACAGTATTATCATCAAAAGAATTTTCCTTTAAATGGACTAACTTCTCCAATAATCTAACTTCTGGTTTTCTTTCTCATTTGAGTGAGAATGATTTGGTTGATGTAACACTCGCTGTAGAAGGACAATTGTTAGTTGCACACAAATTGGTTCTTTCTGTGTGTAGTCCTTACTTTAAGAATATATTCAAG GAGTATCCTTGTCAGCATCCGGTAATAATACtgaaagatgtaaaatatgcTGAGATTGCagctttaatgaaatttatgtatCAAGGAGAGATTAATGTAAAACAGGAAGACTTATCTACTTTTCTGAAAGTGGCACAGATGCTTCAGATAAAAGGCCTGGAAGAGGGCGAGGCACAAATTATACCATTGTTAAATGATTATGTCAATGTGTCAGATTTGCAATGCGATTTTGATGACGTAACTGTCTTCTCAGATACAAGTGAAGGACAGGGAAGTAGTAGTAAAGCTTCAGATAGGTCTGTGCGATCTCATAGAATGGCCAGGAAAAacactaaaaaaagaaagaaaagtgcGGTTGAGGATGATTACAGTTCCATTAAACAATCTAGAAAGTCAAATATCAGTAAGAACGATGTTTCTCTTTTATCGGATGATGACATAAATACTGAGAAAGATTTGAATGATTCTAAAAGTGAAaaggatattaaaaatgacattGAGGCCAGTGATACTATGAATAACGATAAGGAAATAATCGAATTATCTAATGAATCCAATGAATCGAATACAGAAAGAAATTCAATGCCATCag GAACGGAATCAGGAATGGAACCAGTGACTTATAGACTATCTGCCAGAGGTAGACCCCAGTTGGTTCACAATGGATACGTGTACAATCTGACTTCCCGttctaatttgttaaatagaTCGCACTATCGTTGTGCAGAGCAGCATCGTGGTTGCCGGGGTAAATGCTCAGTGATCGCCGAGAGCTTTATGCCTACAGGGGTGCATGATCACAATCATCTTCCAGGTTATCAGTCAGAATATGAttacagaaagaaaaaaggcaTGGACACGAATAATGTTTGA
- the LOC105672838 gene encoding dynein regulatory complex subunit 3-like, whose translation MNSANALCGTEPGVINRDMLVSLVIDQGPKKEAGKLFIQDGIELDKVKEIRIQFLNILNINYLWVLKNLVKLTLSHNVIERIENLDELIHLKELDLSFNRIKIMENLNNLHQLEILLLYSNEISIVQGIDNLKKLIILNIGKNMIKDWKHVTYLRDLKMLRSLNTWDNPCTEMDGYLDYLFAFVPQLLYYQYRMISESARQSAIDKHYRIISNLEENEAKVQAELALQKQIENKIALLSASYVEYLDEDYLFQQMFSQDEAGKTLSTINKDTKNAFEDYKKSFCTICYELYEYGLQEHDKRTEEIRLFETAVNEGKENTQNEARKTLDEVLERKIEIFGNIKNVMEALTQEKEEEQKEAAVTDEVTAKARELFDDFNNLLSRARNLLISKEIILHDQIEDINEVFRNNMTDMVESFLKAAGEYFSSLRNAQTEYNNIMKELVLSYISGFEEETPMPAHLKDLCGDNDILTTTLAASHNLHLQIINDREERMINRLNNWLKDYTNQLIENEDKRNRQQILEMSHFFGFQQQELNSLGIPQQLDLTDIDLEDVAILED comes from the exons atgaacTCTGCTAACGCGCTATGTGGAACGGAGCCCGGCGTGATAAATCGAGACATGCTTGTTTCTTTAGTGATCGATCAGGGACCGAAAAAGGAAGCCGGCAAGCTGTTTATTCAAGATGGAATTGAATTGGACAAAGTGAAGGAAATCCGCATTCAGTTTCTTA ATATCctaaatatcaattatcttTGGGTGTTGAAAAATCTAGTCAAGTTGACATTGTCTCACAATGTCATTGAGAGAATTGAAAATCTAGACGAGCTTATTCACTTGAAGGAACTGGACCTCTCGTTTAatcgtattaaaattatggaaAACTTGAACAATTTACATCAACTGGAAATCCTACTTTTGTATAGCAATGAAATTTCTATTGTACAAGGCattgataatttaaagaaattaattattttaaatattggtaAAAACATGATCAAGGATTGGAAGCAT GTCACATATTTGCGTGATCTCAAAATGCTCAGAAGTTTAAACACTTGGGATAATCCCTGTACCGAAATGGATGGATATTTGGATTATCTGTTTGCATTTGTGCCCcaattactttattatcaaTACAGAATGATATCTGAAAGTGCACGTCAATCCGCCATCGATAAACATTa TCGTATAATTAGCAATCTCGAGGAAAATGAGGCAAAAGTTCAAGCGGAATTAGcattacaaaaacaaattgaaaacaaaatagCATTATTGTCTGCATCGTATGTGGAGTACCTCGATGAAGATTATCTTTTTCAACAAATGTTTTCTCAAGATGAAG CTGGCAAGACATTATCCACGATAAACAAGGATACAAAGAATGCATTTGAGGATTACAAGAAGTCCTTCTGTACGATATGTTATGAATTGTATGAATATGGCTTACAGGAGCATGATAAAAGAACAGAAGAAATAAGATTGTTTGAAACTGCTGTTAATGAAGGCAAGGAAAATACACAAAACGAAGCGAGAAA GACTTTAGATGAAgtacttgaaagaaaaatcgaaatatttggaaatataaaaaacgttATGGAAGCTTTAAcacaagaaaaagaagaagaacaaAAAGAAGCTGCTGTAACGGATGAGGTCACTGCAAAAGCAAGAGAATTGtttgatgattttaataatttattgtccAGGGCACGAAACCTATTAATATCTAAAGAAATTATACTGCACGATCAGATTGAA GACATAAACGAAGTCTTCAGGAATAACATGACAGACATGGTCGAGTCGTTCCTAAAAGCCGCTGGAGAATATTTCTCTTCATTACGAAACGCACAAACTGAATATAACAACATTATGAAGGAATTGGTTTTATCTTACATAAGCGGTTTTGAGGAGGAGACACCTATGCCAGCTCATCTTAAGGATCTGTGCGGAGATAACGATATTTTGACCACCACTCTTGCCGCGTcacataatttacatttacag ATAATAAACGATCGAGAGGAGCGCATGATAAATCGGCTAAATAATTGGCTCAAAGATTACACTAATCAGTTAATTGA GAATGAAGATAAAAGGAATCGTCAGCAGATATTAGAAATGTCGCATTTCTTTGGATTTCAACAACAAGAATTAAATTCGCTAGGCATACCGCAACAATTAGATTTGACAGACATTGATCTAGAAGATGTTGCTATATTGGAAGATTAG
- the LOC105672841 gene encoding enoyl-CoA delta isomerase 1, mitochondrial-like, whose protein sequence is MSVLKTLFAGRQAYLRRFYATGSKLIETTRDNDTGIDIISMARAPVNSLNTELLSALKTSLSEAQNNRSKGIILTSSLPTVFSAGLDIMEMYNTDKQRMVNFWQTLQDTWLTLYSLNIPTATAINGSSPAGGCMLAISTEYRVFVEGKHTMGLNETQLGIVAPKWFRDMYISLMGYRQAELALLRGLQFKPEKALQLGLVDELAKDKADAIEKCKNYILSYANIDSTGRAATKLALRNDSIQWLKENKEADLNTFVEFTQLPKVQAGLKLYIEYLKQKQK, encoded by the exons ATGTCAGTTTTAAAGACTTTATTTGCCGGAAGACAGGCATACCTCAGGAGATTTTATGCCACAGGATCAAAATTGATTGAGACCACACGAGATAATGATACTG GAATTGACATTATATCCATGGCAAGAGCACCTGTCAATAGTTTGAACACAGAACTGTTAAGCGCATTGAAAACATCTCTGTCAGAAGCTCAAAACAATCGCAGCAAGGGCATTATACTCACATCGTCCTTACCAACTGTATTCTCAGCGGGATTGGATATCATGGAAATGTATAATACTGATAAACAGAGGATGGTCAATTTTTGGCAGACATTGCAAGATACTTGGCTAACTCTTTACAGTCTAAATATTCCAACAGCAACTGCTATTAAT GGTTCTAGTCCTGCCGGAGGATGTATGCTGGCAATATCCACGGAATACAGAGTTTTTGTTGAAGGAAAGCATACCATGGGATTGAACGAAACGCAATTGGGTATTGTCGCTCCAAAATGGTTTAGAgatatgtatatctcattgaTGGGCTATCGACAAGCCGAACTAGCGCTTTTAAG AGGGTTACAATTTAAACCTGAAAAGGCTTTGCAGCTTGGACTTGTGGATGAACTTGCTAAAGATAAAGCTGACGCGATTGAAAAGTgcaagaattatattttatcctaTGCTAATATAGACA GTACGGGAAGAGCTGCAACCAAATTAGCATTACGAAACGACTCAATACAGTGGCTAAAGGAAAACAAAGAAGCTGATTTGAACACATTTGTGGAATTCACACAATTGCCAAAAGTCCAAGCTGGACTTAAACTTTATATCGAATATTTGAAGCAGAAGCAAAAATAg